The Streptomyces sp. NBC_00236 DNA window AGGACACCGCACCGAGCTCCACGGACCCCGCGCAGTCCCTGAAGCAGGCGCGGATCAGCTACGAGGGCATGGCGGCACTGCGCAAGTAGAACCGACGGCGGCCCGCCCCCTCCCATGGGGGGGGCGGGCCGCACCCGCACCCCGTCCCCTCAGCCGATCCCCTGCCGGTCGGGCAGCAGGGCGAAGTCCCGCTCGGCGGCATCCGGCACCGTGCGCTCCACCGCCTGTACCAGCAGGGCACGGTGCCGGAGCAGCGGCCCCTGCCTCTCCGGGCCGGCCAGTGCCACCAGGTCGTCGATCCCGGCCAGCAGCCGCCGGGTGACCTGCGGACTGTCCGTCGCGCACCGCCGGATCTCCTCGAACCCGAGATCCACCAGGTCCGCCCACCCCGGTACGTCCTGCACGAGCCGTACCTCCCCCCGGCGGTCCCGGTGGTGGACGACGCCGAGCGGAAGCTTCGCCACGGCCGCGAGGAACTGGACGATCCGGTCGAGACACTGCACAGCGGTGGTCGGATCGTTCACCGCCGACGACAGGGCCCGCAGCGCGATGTCCGACAGCTGCCGCAGCCCGAACGCCAGATCCTGGTGGAGCGTGCGCTCGACCCCGACCCACACCGTGTACCGCAACGCGCGCCGGGCGGGCGCGGCCCCTCCGTGCACCGCCAGCAACGGATTGCCCGGCACGACGAAGTCCCCGAGCCGCGGGATGAGCCGGAGCACCACACCCTGCTTCCGCGCGACCCGGACCAGCCGCGCCACGTTCACATCCCGCAGCACACCGGCCTGTCCCTCGTGCGGGATCTGCCCGCTCTCGGCGGGCAATACCCCTTCCCGAGGCCCGCCGACGGGCATCCGCCGCAGCACATGGAAGGAGTCCCGGGTGATGCGGTCGACGACGGGGCCGACCTGCATCAGGCGCAGCGTGGAGCTCACGTAGGCGATGAAGAGCAGCAGGCTGAGCCCGACGAGCAGGGCGGTCAGGATGCTCTGCAGAAAGGGGACGGACACGACGCGGCGCGGATCGACCGTGCTCTCGTAGGAGCTCAGGACCAGCAGCGAGAACACGAAGGTCGCCAGGAACACGGAGAGCGTGAGCTTGCTGATCCGGCTGCGTACGAAGATCCGTACGACCCGGGGGGTGAGCTGCCCGCTCGCCATCTGCACGGCCACCAGCGAGATGCTGAAGACCACACCGATGAAGGTCATCATCGCCGAGCTGACGGTGACGACGATCGTCTTCGTGTCCTCGGCGATCGAGACCAGGTCCGAGATCTCGTCGTACGCCCGCTGGTCCTGGAGGTAGGCCACGATCTGCTCGTCGACGGCCGAGGCGACGAGCCAGAGCACGACGGCGCAGATCAGCGTCAGGGTCGGAGCGAACCAGAACGTTTCACGCAGATGCTCACGCAAGGGCGACAACGCGCGGGGTGGCCGGTAGCCGCGATCACTCATGCCCGCGAACGTAACCCGGCCCGGCCGCTCGACGGCGGACGCCGTCGCCGACCCTCCGGTCGTACTGTCTGTGCGCGACCGCCGACGCAGGGTGCGCACCGAGGCCCGGGGATCCCGTCTGTCTCCCGCCGGGGCCCCCGCACCGCACTGACCTGGGCGAAGACCACCGGATAAGCAGGTGAGAGCGACCCCGAACCCCTGGTATTGTTTTCTTTGTCGCCGCGGGAAACCGGGGCCGACCACCTGGTCCGGGTGGCGGAATGGCAGACGCGCTAGCTTGAGGTGCTAGTGCCCTTTATCGGGCGTGGGGGTTCAAGTCCCCCCTCGGACACCAGCTGGGACCCCTGTTCGTCAGGGGTCCTTCTGCTTTTCCTGGTCCGGTCCGGGGCGGCTCCGCCCGGGGACGGTTCGGGGCGGGGCGGCTTCACCGGGGCTTGGCCCTGCCCTCAGGCCGAGGACAGCTGTTCTGCGATCTCCTTGATCCAAACGGCGCTCTTCGCCGGATCGTTGAGAGAGTCCGCCCACTCCTCCGGTGTCAGCCGCTGCTGGGCGGGGCCCGCCTTGAGGGCAACGAGAAGGGCCCTGGCCGAGTCGCGCAGGCCGGCCGCCGTGTCGCCGCTCCCGGCGATGTCCGCTCCCGCCGCCAATCCGTAGATCTTCCGCGCCATGGCCTGGCGTTCACCGTTCTCCACCTTCTTCCAGAACTTCAGGGCCTCCTTCAGCGCGTCCTCCCGGGAGGCGGGTTCCTTCTGGTTCTCACCTTCTGCCCAGCGCTCGGGGTGGCGGGCCCCCTCGTACCGCTTCATGCCGGCGCGCCCGGCCTTGTAGGCGGTGACGCCGAGGATGAGGCCCGCGGCACCTGCGGCAAGGCCCCAGCCGACCGGATTGCTCGCCAGTCCGGCTCCTCCCGCGGTGGCGGCGACCGCCGTCACGATGCCGCCCGCGGCCTTGGTGGACTCGCCCACGGCGGTGAACGCCTGCTTGCCCATCTTGTTGCGCTGCTTGCCGAGCGCGTACGTGTGCACGGTGTTCAGCGTGTTCGCGTCCTCGGCCTGCCGGAGCTCCCTGGCGGCGTCCCGGACGGTGCCCATCGCCGCCCAGGCCACTTCGATGGCCTCGGAGACGCGCTCCGCCCGGTCCTCGCCCTCGTGGTCCCAGTGGGCATCCATCGTGACGTATGCCTCGGCCGCGGCCCACTCGGCCGTCTGCCGGGCCTGGTTCAGCCGGGCCAGTGCCCCCTCGTCCGTACGGTCGGGCTTCTCCAGCCCTTTCAACGCACGGTACTTGCGGGCCGTGAGACCGACGCGGCCTGCCGCACGGGCGCCCTTCACCGCGCCGACGACACCGGAGCCGATGCCGCCGGCCTCGGAGACGCCCATGGCATGCGCGGCCTTCTGGGCCTTGGTCAGCTCCTTGGCGATACCGAGGGCGTAGTTTGCCGCCCCGGCGGCCCCGATGACCGCGTCAGCCGTCTTGGTGTTGGCCTTCTTGTCCGCGACGTGGAAGGCCGCCCCGCTCTTGTGCTGGGCGGCGTCCTTCCTGGACTTGGCCGCCTCCATGCCGCTGAGCACGGCCCCTGCGGTCTCCGTGACCAGGTTCTCCGACGCGGCGGCGGCCCCCGAGGAACCCGCGGAGTGCTTGAGCCCGTCGTTCGCCGTCGCGGAGGCCTGCTGGGAGAAGCCCGCGTTGGCGGGGACATGGACGCCCTTGACGAAGGTGTCGATGAACTCGAGATGCCTCTTGGCCTTGTCGAGGGCGGCGGCGATCCGGTCGCGATAACCCTGGGAACCGGCGGACGCGCCGGCGTTCTCCGGTGCCTTGCCCTCCGCCGCGTCTTTCGCGCGCTGCACCGCCGCGGTCGCGGCCCGGTTGCCTATCCCGGCCTGGATCTCGAGGAGCGGGCGCTCCAGCGGGACGCGGGACGCGCTTCCGGCCCGGCTCGGGTTCCCGCTCTGCCGGGTCGGAGCAGGGGCAGCCACGGACTGCCGGGTCGGAGTGCGGTGGACCGGGGTGTTCATGACGTACCTCTCCTGTGCCGGACCGGGCGACTGGACAGTAGCCAGGCAGGGCTAACAGGAGGGGAACGGCGGGAAGATCGTTCGGGTACGCCGGCCCGGGAACATCACCGCGCGGGGTCCGAGAGGGTTGCGACGTAGCCGGACACGGCCTTCGCGGTGCCCGGGAGCGGGAAGCGTGCGCCGAGCTGCCCGTCCGGGCGCACGATGAAGCCGGTCGGGCCTCCGGGGCGGTAGAGCCTGGCGAACTCACCGGCGGCATCGCGGTACGCAGGAGCGTCCGGCGGGGAGTCACGCCCCACGACGGTGACCGTGTGGAGTCCGCCCGCCGCGCCCGCGTCCGTTTCCCCGATGTCCGAGTACTCCCGCACGTACCGCACCAGCACGTGTCCCGTGAGTCCGCGCAGGACGTCGAACAGGCGCAGCGGGTAGGTGGCCACCGGCGTGGTCAGCCCCGCGCAGTCCGGGGCCCGGTCGCCGGGCTGGGGTGCGTCGGCGGGACCGTACGGGGCGCCCACGATCGGCCCGTCCCGGTAGCCGACGAGCAGCTGGGCCTCGCGGAGCATCAGCGTCGTCATGTCGTCGGCGTCGTTCTCGATGCCCCGGGTCGCATGCCGGACGGTCCTGCCGACGACCTCCTCGCCGACCGGGCGGCGTTCGGCGTCATAGCTGGTGAGCAGGGCGGGACCGGCTTCCCCGCGCACGACGAGGGCGAGTTTCCAGGCCAGGTTGCAGGCGTCCTGGATGCCGGTGTTCATGCCCTGCGCCCCGGTCGGCGGATGGATGTGGGCGGCGTCGCCCGCGACGAAGACCCGGCCCTCGCCGTACCGGTCGACGATCCGGTGGCTGATGCGGAAGACGGAGGCCCAGCGCATCCCGGACAGGGAGGCCGGCCGGGGAGCCAGGCGGTCGACGACGGCCTGGATGTCGGCGAGCGCCGGCACGCGTCCGCCCTCCAGCCCGTGCGCCACCTCGCTTCCGCCCGTCGCCCCGGCGGAGAGTCCGGGCGGCACCAGCATGGACATCCGGTAGCGGCCGTCGCCCGGGAGCGGGATGCAGACCAGCAGGTCATCGGTGGAACCGTCGTCGCCGGTGTGGCTCGCGCGCACCCCGTAGCCGTACGGCAGGTCCCAGTCGGCCACGACATCGGCCAGCATGTACTCCTCGGCGAACGCCCCGCCCTCGAACGCCAGCCCCAGCCCTTTGCGCACGGTGCTGTGCGCGCCGTCGCAGCCGACGAGGAACCGGCAGCGGACCTCCTCGTCGCCCCCGGGACCGCTGCTGAGCCGTGCCGTGACCCCGTCCGCGTCCTGGGTGAACGACACCAGCTCGGTCCCGCGCTCGACGCGGGTGTCCAGGCCCGCCACGTACTCCTCGAGGATGCGCTCGGTCTCGTACTGCGGAAGCGCGGCGAAGCCGTAGGGCACCTCGGGAGGCAACGTGAGACCGATCCGCGCCACCTCGCTCCCGTTGACGTGGATCAGCTGGCCACGCATCGGAACGGCCGCCTCCAGCACGGTCCGCACCAGACCCATCCGGTCCCAGATCTCCAGCGTGCGCGGCTGGACGCCGACGGCCTTGGCGTACGGGAGCCGGGCCTTCAGCCGCTCGACGACGCGGCACGCCACCCCGCGACGGCGCAGCTCGGCGGCCGCGCTCAGCCCGACCGGTCCGGCGCCGACGACGATCACGTCAGTGGT harbors:
- a CDS encoding DUF2254 domain-containing protein yields the protein MSDRGYRPPRALSPLREHLRETFWFAPTLTLICAVVLWLVASAVDEQIVAYLQDQRAYDEISDLVSIAEDTKTIVVTVSSAMMTFIGVVFSISLVAVQMASGQLTPRVVRIFVRSRISKLTLSVFLATFVFSLLVLSSYESTVDPRRVVSVPFLQSILTALLVGLSLLLFIAYVSSTLRLMQVGPVVDRITRDSFHVLRRMPVGGPREGVLPAESGQIPHEGQAGVLRDVNVARLVRVARKQGVVLRLIPRLGDFVVPGNPLLAVHGGAAPARRALRYTVWVGVERTLHQDLAFGLRQLSDIALRALSSAVNDPTTAVQCLDRIVQFLAAVAKLPLGVVHHRDRRGEVRLVQDVPGWADLVDLGFEEIRRCATDSPQVTRRLLAGIDDLVALAGPERQGPLLRHRALLVQAVERTVPDAAERDFALLPDRQGIG
- a CDS encoding FAD-dependent monooxygenase, translating into MAHDHTTDVIVVGAGPVGLSAAAELRRRGVACRVVERLKARLPYAKAVGVQPRTLEIWDRMGLVRTVLEAAVPMRGQLIHVNGSEVARIGLTLPPEVPYGFAALPQYETERILEEYVAGLDTRVERGTELVSFTQDADGVTARLSSGPGGDEEVRCRFLVGCDGAHSTVRKGLGLAFEGGAFAEEYMLADVVADWDLPYGYGVRASHTGDDGSTDDLLVCIPLPGDGRYRMSMLVPPGLSAGATGGSEVAHGLEGGRVPALADIQAVVDRLAPRPASLSGMRWASVFRISHRIVDRYGEGRVFVAGDAAHIHPPTGAQGMNTGIQDACNLAWKLALVVRGEAGPALLTSYDAERRPVGEEVVGRTVRHATRGIENDADDMTTLMLREAQLLVGYRDGPIVGAPYGPADAPQPGDRAPDCAGLTTPVATYPLRLFDVLRGLTGHVLVRYVREYSDIGETDAGAAGGLHTVTVVGRDSPPDAPAYRDAAGEFARLYRPGGPTGFIVRPDGQLGARFPLPGTAKAVSGYVATLSDPAR